Proteins encoded by one window of Gambusia affinis linkage group LG17, SWU_Gaff_1.0, whole genome shotgun sequence:
- the june gene encoding junE proto-oncogene, AP-1 transcription factor subunit, producing the protein METPFYHDDAPAAHSFSQVAEYERYPGGKMLMSKKAASMGGGHHFLGGGNAAAGRSGNHGNLGLPGNSALMASGSSSAATDMNLLKLASPDLEHLIIQSNQGLVSTSPASGAANPFLYRSQATNEQEGFADGFVKALADLHKQNQLVGGGHVSPPASYQRNLMSGGDMPVYTNLSSYTPGQMSYAGGQMAYGGGPQSHGRGPDAPQTVPEVPHPPGDPASPPSLSPIDLETQERIKAERKKLRNRIAASKCRKRKLERISRLEEKVKVLKNQNSDLASTAAMLRQQVAQLKQKVMSHVTNGCQIAMATGAAAAKSGPGSEDSSC; encoded by the coding sequence atggagactccGTTCTACCACGATGACGCGCCGGCCGCGCACAGCTTCAGCCAGGTGGCCGAGTACGAGCGCTACCCGGGCGGGAAGATGCTGATGAGCAAGAAGGCGGCGTCCATGGGCGGCGGCCACCACTTCCTGGGCGGAGGCAACGCCGCGGCAGGAAGGAGCGGTAACCACGGCAACCTGGGCCTTCCCGGCAACAGCGCCCTGATGGCGTCCGGCTCTTCGTCCGCGGCGACGGACATGAACCTGCTGAAGCTGGCGTCCCCGGACCTGGAGCACCTGATCATCCAGTCCAATCAGGGCCTGGTGTCCACAAgccccgcctccggcgccgccaACCCCTTCCTGTACCGCAGCCAGGCCACCAACGAGCAGGAGGGCTTCGCCGACGGCTTCGTCAAGGCGCTGGCCGACCTGCACAAGCAGAACCAGCTGGTGGGCGGCGGACACGTGTCCCCGCCTGCGTCCTACCAGAGGAACCTGATGTCCGGCGGAGACATGCCCGTCTACACCAACCTGAGCAGCTACACCCCGGGGCAGATGTCCTACGCCGGGGGGCAGATGGCGTACGGCGGCGGGCCGCAGAGCCACGGCCGCGGCCCGGACGCCCCTCAGACCGTCCCGGAGGTCCCCCACCCGCCCGGCGACCCCGCGTCCCCGCCGTCTCTGTCCCCCATCGACCTGGAGACCCAGGAGCGAATCAAAGCCGAGCGCAAGAAGCTGCGCAACCGCATCGCCGCGTCCAAATGCCGCAAGCGGAAGCTGGAGCGGATCTCCCGCctggaggagaaggtgaaggTCCTGAAGAACCAGAACTCGGACCTGGCGTCCACCGCCGCCATGCTGCGGCAGCAGGTGGCCCAGCTCAAGCAGAAGGTCATGAGTCACGTCACCAACGGCTGCCAGATCGCCATGGCAACCGGAGCCGCCGCCGCCAAGTCCGGACCCGGCAGCGAGGATTCCAGCTGCTGA